In Flavobacteriales bacterium, a single genomic region encodes these proteins:
- a CDS encoding ROK family protein, whose translation MIKAVLAIDIGGTLTKIGLVTKEGRILAHQTFDTEASKPFDDFLDRLHSQVEQLKPEEEAEIVAIGVGAPNANPLNGIIEHPPNLDWGDYIPLLNAVHQRFNRPTVIANDANATAVGEMMYGVAKGMKNFVVLTLGTGLGSGIIVNGELLIGEHGVAGEIGHVSIDPEGRQCKCGLKGCLETYASVTGLKRTVFDLIAQMKGDSVLKRYSFHEMTGEIIAEAALAGDEIALEAFADAAERLGDSMANTVAHLDPEAIILTGGLSKAGDLLVRPVRESMERHLFTPYRNRVKVLISDSADVSSVHGPAALAWNALNGVAV comes from the coding sequence ATGATCAAAGCGGTCCTTGCCATTGATATAGGAGGTACCCTGACCAAGATCGGTCTGGTCACCAAAGAGGGGAGGATTCTCGCCCATCAGACCTTTGATACAGAAGCTTCCAAACCCTTTGACGATTTTCTGGATCGCCTTCATTCTCAAGTAGAGCAACTCAAGCCTGAAGAAGAGGCCGAGATCGTGGCCATAGGGGTAGGTGCCCCCAATGCAAATCCTCTCAATGGGATAATAGAACATCCACCTAACCTGGATTGGGGAGACTACATTCCTTTATTAAATGCAGTGCATCAGCGATTCAATAGACCGACTGTCATCGCCAATGATGCCAACGCCACAGCAGTGGGAGAGATGATGTACGGTGTGGCTAAAGGCATGAAGAACTTCGTGGTCTTGACCTTAGGAACCGGTCTAGGTAGCGGCATCATCGTCAATGGTGAATTGTTGATCGGAGAACATGGAGTAGCAGGCGAGATCGGGCATGTCAGCATCGACCCTGAGGGCCGTCAGTGCAAGTGCGGATTGAAAGGATGTCTAGAGACCTATGCCTCTGTTACGGGATTGAAACGTACGGTCTTCGACCTGATCGCCCAGATGAAGGGCGATTCTGTGCTCAAGAGGTACAGCTTCCATGAGATGACCGGTGAGATCATTGCAGAAGCTGCACTCGCAGGAGATGAGATTGCGCTTGAGGCCTTTGCTGATGCAGCAGAACGCTTGGGGGATAGCATGGCCAACACCGTAGCCCATCTCGATCCAGAAGCCATCATCCTTACGGGAGGATTGAGCAAGGCAGGTGACCTTCTGGTCCGCCCGGTGCGGGAGAGCATGGAAAGGCACTTATTCACTCCTTATCGCAATCGGGTCAAAGTATTGATCTCGGATTCTGCCGATGTCAGCTCGGTGCATGGGCCTGCAGCCTTAGCTTGGAATGCCTTGAATGGTGTGGCAGTCTAG